Within the Setaria viridis chromosome 3, Setaria_viridis_v4.0, whole genome shotgun sequence genome, the region ACATCCGCTCGTCcaccagcgccagcgccggcgacgacgtcgTCATCGCGCTCGCCACGGCCAGCAGGGAcgacgcgccggcggccggagccgccgcccCCTTGCCGCTGCCGTCCTGCTGCCTCGAGCAGGCGCTGCACCGCACCTTGTCGGCTCTCGCTCTCAGCTGAGGCAGCCCTGCAGTTTGCACAGCAGCCTCCCTCATGTCAAGAGACGCCTTACACGCCGCGGCCAGATGGCTGCCGGCCTTCTGGCACCAGATCTCGAAGATGATGGATGAGCTTACCGTGAGCCTGAGCTGGCCTGGCCACGGAGGCACCAGCGAAGAGGGCGGCGGATCCAGCGGCGCTGATGGTTGCCATTGCTCTCACTCGCGAGGTCTGGTGTCTGGGCGTGGTTCTAGATGGAACAGGTGACAAGTGGAGAGTGAGCTTCTTGGTGGTGTTATTCTCCAGGCGTCCAGCCGAATTGCTGCCGCTCAAAGTGTGGCTGCCGAAGGCTCGGTCATCCTTGTGCACATGGCATATCTTTCTGGAGCGAATGGGAGATGGCCACGAATACCCGGCGATTCCCACAGGAAAATAAGCAGGCGTCAACACAGCCACGTCAGCTTACCCGGCGACTCCTGACTACCAGCTCAGATACAGCAAATATAAACaaggtgcagcagcagcactacGGGACTACGGCAAGTATATGTTCCAGAAGTCCATAACATGCATGATATTGGTACCACTCTAAAAAAAAGGAGCATGCATGATAGCAAATTTGCTGCCCAGCTGAATGAATGGGCCAGGCAGATTGCATGTTATGGAATTGACAGGTGCGACACAACGATGACAGCGAAGTCGCAGAAAGACAATGGGGAGGGAATTGCACCATAGACAACATATCTCCACTTTCAATTTGAATACAGAAATTGCGCTCAGGTTCTCACAACTCCACTGAAAAACCAGAATTCATTGTTTGACAAACTTTCCTCAGGCAAAACACTAAGTGCTAAGGAACAAAGTCTTATCTGATAATAGATAACAGCAGGCCCAGAGATGAGCATGCCCTGGGATCCTTCACTTGAGAGGGATGAACCTAGAGGAGTGGGTGGCACCGATACCGGGCCTTCCGTGCTTGACAGGCTTGTAGCTGATGGAGAATTCAGCAAGGTAGTGCCCAATCATCTCAGGCTTGATCTCAACCTGGTTGAAGGTCTTCCCGTTGTACACTCCAATTATGCTGCCTATCATCTCTGGCACAATGATCATGTTGCGCAGATGGGTCCTGACAGGCTCAGGCTTCTCACCAGCAGGTGCTTCCTTTTTCTGTACATATACAGAAAACAAAGAATGGGTTAATGGCTTAGCCTTATGATCCCAAAGCAATAGCGCACAATACAAAATGCAACAGTGTCAATAGCATAATTTTTACACTTCATGGCAATAATTTAGAAATGGTCAGTATAAACTGAGAAAACTCTACCAAATTATCTTCTCGATCAAATGGAATCAAAATCTGTAGACAAATGCATTCTCAAGTCTCAATGATTATTTATACAAGCCCTATACTAATTGATATGGGTAAAATAAGAGCATACACACACTAATTAGAAATATCATTGCCATAATTAGGGTGCTCCGTAGAGATGGCTGCTGCAGcgctgcggctgcagctgcaacaGCCAAGTGAGCGGCCTGAGGCTGAGCTGTGGGCCTGATGTCccgtgcagctgcagctgcttgtgCAGCCAGCACAAACGAAGAGTCCGAATATTCCTTATGAGAGGTGTAAGAAGTTAATGAACTAGACAGACTATTCTGAACTACTCTATAGCTTGAGCTCCATTAGACTACTCCGTAATACACATTCCAAGGACCGGTAACAAAGTCATCATCTGCGGATTGGCAGCACAGCGTAACTTTCAAGGTCGAACTAACATTTCGGCTACATCAACAACCAAACATACCATACATTTGAATTTCACAGCTGATAAATTGGTATGTGCTTATAGCATGTGTGTTCAATGAACAGCAGAGTCTTCTGTTCAACAAATAATGACTCCATTTCAAACAGTAATTTTATTGTGTTAAAGTTCAGATGTAGCAGTTTTGCAGAGAAGCTATCAAGCATTGCATGACAGAATACATTCAGTTAGCTGAACTTTCAGCCATTTCCTATTACGGAATGTAACAATGTGTGCTGCAAAATTATTGATACACCTCCAAATTAATCATCTATACTACTCGTCTGAAGCAGAGTATTTTGCCAGAAAATCAGAAGTGAAAAATAAACATCGTGCTTATGAGCCAAACATATGGCCATTATTCGCATCTGAAACTACATCCCAAAGAAACTACAAACGGATGAGCTGCTATATGCAATCAACACCAAGACTACAGAAACTGCAAATTCTAGCATCCCAGCATCAAAATTTACAGAAGGTAATGAGTACGATAACCAAGCAATCAGCAAAACTAAATCGTGGAGAGGCAGAGACTGCATTACCGCCTTGCGCAGCCTCTTGATGAGAGCCATCGGCTTCCTCTTCAGGCCCCTCTGGAACCTAAATCCATACAAAAACACAAACGGAGTCAGAACATTGATCAAACAATCTATCCGCCAGCACCGAATCCCATAACCAAAGCACCATTTCCTGCCGCATCTGGCACCTACCTtctgcgggcgcgggcggggaaGAGCTGGACGaggtcgtcggtggacatgTCGAGGAGGGCGTCGAGGTCCACCCCGCGGTAGCTGTACTTGCGGAACGTCCTCTTCTTGGGCtgccccgcggcggcgacctccgTATCGACGTCAACGTCCGCCTGCGAGACACCACCACGCGGGCAAAGGGGTTAGTTACCTCAGCGACGGCGAAATGCGTTGGTGTCCGGGATTCGAGGAGTGTGAGAGCTGTGGCCACTCACCATGGCTGCGGCTGGTTGCAGGATAGGCTGCAGGGGAAGACGAagcgcggcggggcggtggaggcggaggcggcggcggtggcggtggcggtggcggcggctctaGGGTTTGGAAAGGATGGCGAACGAATGTGGCCGCGGGTATTTTAGGTACTCAGCTATCTAAACTGGGCCGTCAGAGGCCCACAATGGTGTGGATAAAAGGAAGGAGCCCGCGCGCGCCTTGGAGAGGCTGCGGACGGAGCGGGCCGGAAGTGAGAAGAACGACGCAGTGctaagttttttcttttttgaaaataatTCATGCCAAGTGCCAACACGGTTgggtctcaaaaaaaaaaaagtgccaaCACGGTTCCTCTGCGACTATGCAAAAAATAAGTTTGCGGCGCAAACACATCAATCCTTGAGATTTGCAAATTGCCATCATGAGAGAtcttattgttttttttttcaaaacacagTAAAGACACTCACGCGTTTAATATGGAAATCAGTTTGGATAACTAGTTCGGAGGAATCACTGCATGATTATTTTCAAGGGTCAAATTCCGATGTTTGAAAAGAAGCCAAAAATTATAGGCTCCCTCCACAATCAAGTTTACATGGACTGCGACTTCTTTTTTCTTGGGATGGTACGCCAGTCAGCCAGCGGCTACAGCAATGCGGGTCTGAAAGCGCGCCTCGCCCTTCTCGATGGCAGCCTTGAGCTCCCGCTGCGTCGGTGCCCTCGACGGCGACATGACCAGGTCTTGCCACACTGATGACGAGCCGCCGGTCGGTTGGCCGTCGGCGTACAGCTCGTGGACGCAGTCGGCCTCCTCGTTCAAGCTGCTCACTCTCTCTAAGCAGCCGATCTCTTCAGGATCCACCAGCAAATTGCTCCCGCCATCCTTCCATCCTATCAACTGCATCACGGGATCGGCTTTCAGCAAACGTGATAATAATAGTAGTGGAAGTAGGAGGCGGCATGCTTGAAACACAAGGGCATGCTGCAGGCATTTGACTATTCCATGTAAAATGCCTGTAAAATTTCTTGTGAAATTCATGTGCCCAGAAATGGTTCGGTTTAATCATGTTAGTCTGCCATTTTAGTTTACCTTAGCAGAACCCAAGGTGTTGGTGCTGTAGAGCcttgcattgtcaacaaggcTGCAGTAGCTTCTGAAAGCGGTAGCAAATCGCTTGTGAGACTGCAGCTGTGACTTCACCCTCACTGCTCTACCGGTGATTACAGCTCTCCTGCAAATTGTGAACTTTTATTAGCGCACAGTGTCTGAATGCAGGTAGTAGGCAACGTTTCCTGAGATGACTGTTTCAATGTGAGATATTCAGAGCTCAATGCATGGCAATGCCTGAATGGGCAGAATGTTATTGATATAGTCGCTAATGTTGGCATGGATAAGCTATGAGCTGCACCTGATTCCCCTGACAACTGCTAGATAGGCATCGCAGACCACACCCACGAGCTCGATCCGGTAAGGCTTCCTTCCTGTTGCCTCGTTCTCCTCTTCAGTACTAGAATCCTCAGCCTCAACCGGCTCCCAGTACTCCTCGGTTATCGTCCCATCATCGCTGACCTTGTAGCCGCGTCCCATGCGGTACCGCTGCCTGTGCACGTCCCTGGCCATGGCAATTGTTTGCTCCACGAATGGCTCCCAGGACAGAGTGCCATCCATGATCACATCCCGGCCTTCGTTGAGGGCAGTGACAAGGAGCGAGGAGGCCGCGTCCAATGATGACTGGTGCACCTGCATCGTCATTATGGGTCATTGAGGCCTAATTTTCAGTCAGAACATCTGTACAATATAGAACTGTAAGATCATGATGTTTAGAGATATATATTGATCTGGAAACTAGCCGTAGTTTGGACTGGTTACTTGTTTCAGGTTTTCAGTATGCTTGCAATTTGCACACAAGGTTGGGGTTTCTTTGAAAGtctgaaccatcacaacattgaATGTTGCAATGTTATGCATTTTGACTTGTTAGCTAGTGAGCTATAATGCATACTCACGATAATTATTTTATTGATAGCGGATATGGTAAAAACTATTTACCAGCTCTGCCGTCCGCAGCATGTCATTGTGATGGCCTCTAGAGCTAATGGCTCGGTAGATTACATCGGTTTCCTTGAATGCATCTGCCTCCACCACCACTGAATTCGCTGATGCTCCAGACCAAAATGCTCTGCAAATCAAGAAATGCATACCAGGACGATCAACATATATCCAGATAGTATCGTATAAGGTGTGCTCTGTCTATTTTAACTGCTACAATTGATTTGGTGAAATTCACCAGGAttgttttttccccttctcAATTAATTCTAACAACAATCATCTTTCCTACATCaacatgtttttatttttcatgaaaCTGGAAAGGTAAGACTATCAACACAGTTTAAAGGGAAATGAACAGAAATTAAATAGTAGAAATGGTAAACTTACTCCTTGAGGATATCTTTAAGTACAGTGCTCTTGCCGGCTCCCATCCCACCACCCATCAGGAGTAAAACCGGGCTGCGGTTGCAGTGCGCTACCGGGACCATCACATCATTCCGTGGCGAATCATCACGGCTAGATGGTCCTATGGCCTTCAGTTCCTCAACCAGTGTGGAGAAAAACCTAGTGACCTTCAAGCTTCTTGTCACCCTCTCAAATCTCTGTTCCCTATGTTCAGTGGAGGACCAATACATAATCATTAGTGTGGGTGGAACAACAGTCGTCTTATTGTGTAGTTTAAAGTTTAAAAAAACAGGAACGGGTCAGTTAATTATGCATGCCTTTTCATAAAGAACAACCATCGATGAACTAAATTCTAAGTATTTCCTCGATTAGAATTCCTTGTATGGGAATTCCACAACCGCAGAACATAAATGCTACAGCAAATGGACACAATGAGCAGCACACATTTCCTGTATACCTATTTACTTCTATGCCTGAATCCAACCAGTCTTATATCCAGTCTTACACCTATTTACTTCTATGCCTGGACACAATAGACTCTTTGCATGTTTTGGTGAGAGATTCAATGCCTGAATCCAACCAGTCTTATATCCAGTAGCACACTTCAATTTTTGAACAAATATGCTCTCATTAAATTGTTGTGTCACTTCGACAAATACACTATCAATTATTGCTTTTATGTTTAGAAACGGGAATTGCATAATTAACCATCAATTATTTTGAGTCATGACAAAACATCTCTAATCAGAAATGTACATTGGACATAAAAGTTCTTAACATCTGATTACATGCGAATTCAGAAGATGTAGTTTCTGTTGAAGTGTCCATTTGCAATCTGAATATGATCTAGCACCGCATTAGTGTAGTACTGGTAGCTTATTATTTGGTCAGATGAGAGATAAGATACAGCATACAGGTCAACAGAATAAATAATAAGGTGCAAGCAACTAGTACATCAAGGAACGTGATCAAACATTAACAATTAAGGAGAGATTCTCAGAACATAAAGTATCGATGAATTTTCATTAATGACACTCCAATCAAGAGATCACATGGTTTAACTAATACGTAAGGTTGAAGACTTGAAGTAGAAAGTGCTTGTACTAAAAGTAATCAAGGAGAATTTGGAACTTAAAGTGAAAAGAGTGAATGAACATAAGCAGTATAATATCAGCCACTTAGCAACCAGGTAGCATGAGGGTGGATACTCACCTGGTGGCCTCTAACACCATGTTCTTGAACCTTCTTTTGGTCACACCTTCCACAGTGAGAACCTGTCGAGATCATTACTATATCAATATAGAAAAGATAGTGTAAGGAGAGTTTAACTAGGACTAGGAGACAATAGGCGGTAAACTTCAAAAGTCATTGTACTCCCTTCACCTGGGTAATTATGTAAGTTGCATAGTTCCAATGGAAGGAGAAGTAGCCAAGTATACACTTGTCGAGTTCCTCGATAAACTTCACAATCAGGGGGTCAGGGTCCCCGCTATTTTGGAAGAATGCAAAAATATTGTCTTCATAGCCCTTATTCTTCCTCAGGTAATCGTAAGCTAGTGTGCACAGGTGGGGGCATTCATTGACATCGTCAAATCCAATTTGCCTAGCTGAAAAAGAAGCAGAATTTCCTCATCGACGCAAACATGGCAAGAGTGGGGGGAACCGTGCAGGCCCCAAGACCACAACGGTAACTAGTCAATCACAGGTCTTAAATCGGCATATAGCACGAAATGTGCAAAAGTACAACAAGAACCAGTCAATCACAAAGAATAAGTGGCATATGGAATCTAGATCTTGAGTGTGGCGTGCAAGCATTAGAACCATAATTTCGTATAAGCAAGTTGGCTCTACACAAATCTCTCCACGGCACCTAATAATTTATGCCAACCCTGATGCTTCTGCACTGGTATTCCGAGCTGTATCCTTATATCTTGGGTCGGGCAAAGTAAACAAAACAAATAGAAATGCGAACCCCGACGAGTTACCCCAGTTATTAGCCTGATGAACTGGGTCAGTTCTATCACTGTTCACTAGCACCAACGATGATTGCTTTAGAGTAAATTGACATCCGAACAGTACCCCATGAGGCCATGAGTCAAAAACTCAAAACTGGAACCCAAAGCTGATGGTTCTCCCGACGTTACGGATGGAACGCAAATCTTACTTTTACCACACGCAATTCAAGTCGCAGAGCCAATCCATAGAATCCGGATGCTACCATCAGCAACAGAAAGGAAGCGGGAGCAGATTTGGGGGCCGTACCGACGTAATGCGAGAACCTCTCGAGCTCCTGGACGCGGCTGGAGGGCGACACCAGCAGCCGCGGCGACAGCAGCTCCGCCGCGGAGCCCGCCGCCCCGTCGTCCCTCATGCCGGCgcccctgctccctccctcccaccctCTCGCACCCGGTAGGCAGGCAGGCACCAGGCAGCGTCAGGCGGCCGAGCGCGTgcggggcgacgacgacgccaggCGAGGTGACGCGGTGCGCAGGCCTGCCGCTGCCAGGACCATGCTGCGGTGTCGGCGTCAGCAGAGGTGAAGAATGGGGTTCGGCCGACGGGGCACCGACCGACAGCTCCTCAAGCGAGGGGCGCGCGGAGGAGTGTGACAGTGGCGTGGCCGAGTACCCCACGGAATCCGCTCCACGTCCAGTCCACGGACGCTTGCGCGGCGGGAACGGCGGCGACTGTGGACTGGCACGGCGCGGGGGCGATCGCTGAAAAGTAGGCGAGGGGCGCTGCGCGacgcgaggcggaggcggcgggcggattGAAGGGGGGGGTGGACGGGTCGCTCGTGGACCTCGCTGCCTCGCTTCCGCGCACGCGCGGCCGGTGGGTGGAGGGTGGCGATGGCAGGATCGCAAAGCGCCAACGGTCAACGGCGCGCACCCCTATCTGCTCGACGAGTTCAAGGGATGCACCCATCCACGCCTGTTTTCGGATCGAGGTGGGGGGCCAGGTGGCCACGTTATCTGCTCTTACTGTTCACCGGTGAGATCGCCACCGTGCCGGGACCGGGATGTCAAGCGGATGATGAcgttgatggcggcggcgcggcttaTTCGAGCTGGGGCCTTGTTTCAGTCCGTGACGGCGTGCCGGTCCGATTTTAGTAACGACGTTGACGTTTATGCAGCTTTTAGCcatgccttttctttttaagaACGGAAAGAATGAGCCAGGTTTTCTTTTACCCAGTATTCattcctctccttttttttaaagaatattcattcctctccttccttgttCGAGGAGGTGAGGCTAAtcaggaggactaaacatgaattaattataaaattagaCTAAtcaggaggactaaacatgaattaattataaaattaattacacatatggaggttaattcgcgagacgaatctattaagtctaattaattcatgattagtaCATGTTTACTacgaactaattagacttaatagattcgtatcgtgaaTTAACCTCccctatgcaattggttttgtaattaatctactccctccatcccaaattataagtcgctttaaCTTTTTTGATACATCtactttgctatgtatatagatataacaatatatctagatgcataacaaagTAGATGTACCAAAAAAGttaaagcgacttataatttgggatggagggagtacgtttCATACtcctctaattagtatctaattATTCGACCTAATTagaccctgtttggcatggctccaactccgagtggagctgctccactccagaactccacatggagccagctccgctccaaaactccagaacaaaaatgaggtgtttggctagatgggtgctctcagctccagaaaagatcgatttcagtatggattgccattgttgccccccaattaaggccccacttgtcatcctctctatcccatcttcttcttcctctttttccactgcactgtgccgcacacgggagaccctccacgggcggcggggtgggtagcgACGGGTGGCGACGATAGGCggctgggtgggtggcgacgacaggcggctgggtgggtggcaacgggcgacgacgggcggcgggcgcggcggcgggcggcgacgggcgacggcgggcgcggcgacgggcggcggggccggccggccacgggggcggcgacgggcagggctctagcggcgagtggggctcgggagaagcgagtggggctcgggagaatagaagggagaatagaatgaaatgtttttttgtgtaaccaatGGCATTAGTGGGTAATTACctaccaactccacgagaaggttcaaaagagaggtttctagAGCAGCAaaaggtgctccaaaactccacctccatttgcactacagctccatggagttggcaactccatggagttttggagttggggtgtttggctaaattttttgatggagttgctgaagtttaggagtggagccgtgccaaacagggccttagtatCTAATTATTCGACCCGACGTGACAGGTACGAACCAAACGATACCTTAGAATAACCAGTTCAGTTTTCTTGACAATGTAAAATGTATTAGTAAACCAATGCAGCGCCACCGGCCAGCCACAGTCGCAGGTCAGTCTCCTCTGCAAGTAGAGCTGTACCGCTAGCCTGAGAGATAAGCATAATAGCCGACCATTTTGCAAACCCTTAGGTCTGCGGAACACAGTATACAGTAACTCTGAAGAACGTCATTACGACAATACAACGTTTAACCAGAAAAGGCACTCGGATTAGGCTTAATCACGGCGGGGACTTTACAGGATGTATctcttttctttcccttttaAAACTTAAAACTTGTAAATTACATGGCACACCAGCTCAGGCCCGGAACCCATCATCTGTTACAACAAGCATTATTCCGACTGTAAGACTGTATACAGGACCTCCCATTACCAGCGACCGTTGGCATGGCGGCGCCACACGGAGACTCCGTTCACCCCGCCCCCCAGGTTAGTGTAGTCACCAACCTGGTGGTGGTATCCATTTGTGTTAGCTCCAAGACTCACCGCTGGATTAGGAGAGCCATTCAGCCAAGGCTTTGAAACACTTATGTCGGACAGGCCATTAGAATAAGTACCCATCGAGGGAAATTGCCTTTCCCTCAGCCCATGGAGGGCACTCATGTCATAGGACCTTGAGAATCCATCATCGTAGTAATGGTCGGTTGAATTGAACCGACCAGGGCTACTAACAGAAGCCATCTCCATATCTGCCAAGTTGCCTCTCGTCGAAAACGGCCGGCCAAAAGCATGGTAATCTTGACGGAATGAATCTGGCATATTGCTGTTGATATGATCCTCCTCAAGCAAATCATTTATGATGTCAAGGTGTGGAAATTCTTCTGGTACTGGTCCCTGCTGTTGGTGCCAGACATGGCTATCGCTTGTCCCAGATTGGAACTGCCTAGATTGCAGTCCTCCATACCTGCTGAGCTTTTCTGTTCCTCTGCTACTTGCTTGCTGATAACTATCATCCCTCCGTGGTTGTTCATATGCTTGACCATTGGTCATTTGTTGGTAAGGAGCCTGATCCCTCCAGAGATGCTTATTAATGTTACTATCACCTTTCCACTGCTGCCAGCTGTCATGTGCTTCTAATTTGCCCAGCCCAGACTTCAACACATGCCTAGTTGACAACTGATCAGGTCTTCCAGCAGGAGGCATCATAACTGCTGTACTTGATGCATATGCCGACAAAGGCTGCGAAAGGGTGGTATCTTGGCTCAGAGAAGTTGAGTGATATGAAAGGCTTGCAGATGTTGTGCACAGGCCAGCCTTACCAACAATGGCATTACGGTATGTCTGAGGAGTATAAGGTGGGGCAGAAGGGGAGGGACCATTTACTGATCGTCCAGCTGCTTCACTCATAGAGCAAGAAAGCAATGAAGAAATGTGAACATGTGAAGTAGTTGGTGCAGTTGATCTTGGTGTGGGGAACACAGGTGCACTTGAAGGCCTCGATGCTGTAACCTCGGAAACTAAGGTGGCTGTGACCTTCCTGAAAGTAGCTGCTTCTGGAGCTTCAGAGTTAGCATCTGAAGAAGTTTGTGGCAATTCTGAGGATGGCAGGGCTGCTTTATCAACTTGTGGTAGTCTTGGGGGAGCTGGAATAGATTTCTCATGCACTGATGATCTTGAAGGACCAGAAGCATCTTTACCACCTGTTGGTGATTTCACCAGAGCTGGAGAAGCTTTGTCAACTGGTGTAGACTTGGGAAGAACTGGCGTTGCTTTGTCACTGGCTGGAGATTTGGGGCAAACTGGAGGTGCTTTGTCAACTGCTGGAGATTTGGGGCGAATGGGTGTTGCTTTGTCAACTGCTGGAGATTGGGAACGAACTGGAGCTGCTTTGTCTACAGCTGGAGATTTTGGACGAACTTGAGTTGTTTTGTCAATTGCTGGTGATTTGGGGCGAACTGCCGGTGCTTTGTTTATGGGTGGAGATTTGGGAGGAACTGGAGTCACTTTATCAACCAAAGGCAGTTTTGGGGGAACTGAAGCAGCTCTATTGATTCGCGGTGATTTTGAAGGAAGAGGGGCATCTTTATCCCCATCAACTGCTGGTGGTTTAGATGCTGTGTTGCCTTTCATTTTTGAACTCGATCCATTAACTTTGTTTGAAACTAGATCAATTTTTGCTGTGGCAGGAGCAGTCACAGCTTCAGTATTTGTAGGGGGTGGTATGCCTGAAACAGCTTCCTCTGGCATGCAATTGACCACAGAGACATCCTTAGTTGGCATTCCATTAGCTTTTAGATCAACTGCAACTTCTGAGGAATGCTTTGGGCTCTCTGGAACATCAGGTGGCTTCTCCAAAGAACTGGATGAGTTGGAAGACTCTGCTTCCTTTGCTTTCGCATCCCTAGCTTCAAAATGAGCTTTAAGAAGTTTTTGCCCCTCAATGttcttctgaaaaaaaaaatgcaaaaacaaAGCATCGGTTACAGAAAAATGAATTGATTGATGCTAGTTATGAAGTAAACAACGAGCACTTCAAATGTAAGTTGGCAAACAAGAAAACATCAGCACATCCATGGATACAACTG harbors:
- the LOC117847608 gene encoding uncharacterized protein isoform X1; the protein is MAGSAVTDDSAASTAGMRDDERSLSGESLSEWRSCERADSDSPSTSPPFWDTDGEDDDPAGPKPSELFGRYTWKIENFSKEKKREMKSEPFEAGGYKWYILVYPQGCDVSNHLSLFLCVANHDKLLPGWSHFAQFTIAVGNVDPKKMKYSDTLHRFWKKEHDWGWKKFMELSKIQDGFLVDDVLEIIAQVQVIREKVDRPFRCLDRPYRRELLRVYMTQVEQIYRRFVEERRSKLSKLIEDKTRWPSFCGFWSAIDPSTRRRMSREKTDTILKVLVKHFFVEKEVTSTLVMDSLYTSLKALEYQVNGKKGSTKVSDLEELPAPMVHIDMDMFVLAGDVIPLIKRAASEPLPCQPLAPKDDKTSQSRMKDGTAGEVYKVSMEREERRLTELGLKILETFVLSHIFSGIEVAYQEAVALKRQEELIREEEEEAGLLENHMKGKRGGGANEKDKRAKKKQAKQKKNNRKVKDRERDEKCEVKILERFHDEIAIDNSDGLPVVEVTAKVDALEEGSSDGSDMPNRGKNQHNKGLSIVGFAEEGDGLPSTSSVAGGLGRNSSGFCTVPKLDQDTVLLTLRDKLRKLGQRLHEKNIEGQKLLKAHFEARDAKAKEAESSNSSSSLEKPPDVPESPKHSSEVAVDLKANGMPTKDVSVVNCMPEEAVSGIPPPTNTEAVTAPATAKIDLVSNKVNGSSSKMKGNTASKPPAVDGDKDAPLPSKSPRINRAASVPPKLPLVDKVTPVPPKSPPINKAPAVRPKSPAIDKTTQVRPKSPAVDKAAPVRSQSPAVDKATPIRPKSPAVDKAPPVCPKSPASDKATPVLPKSTPVDKASPALVKSPTGGKDASGPSRSSVHEKSIPAPPRLPQVDKAALPSSELPQTSSDANSEAPEAATFRKVTATLVSEVTASRPSSAPVFPTPRSTAPTTSHVHISSLLSCSMSEAAGRSVNGPSPSAPPYTPQTYRNAIVGKAGLCTTSASLSYHSTSLSQDTTLSQPLSAYASSTAVMMPPAGRPDQLSTRHVLKSGLGKLEAHDSWQQWKGDSNINKHLWRDQAPYQQMTNGQAYEQPRRDDSYQQASSRGTEKLSRYGGLQSRQFQSGTSDSHVWHQQQGPVPEEFPHLDIINDLLEEDHINSNMPDSFRQDYHAFGRPFSTRGNLADMEMASVSSPGRFNSTDHYYDDGFSRSYDMSALHGLRERQFPSMGTYSNGLSDISVSKPWLNGSPNPAVSLGANTNGYHHQVGDYTNLGGGVNGVSVWRRHANGRW